Proteins found in one Pieris napi chromosome 6, ilPieNapi1.2, whole genome shotgun sequence genomic segment:
- the LOC125050596 gene encoding 46 kDa FK506-binding nuclear protein has product MFWGLIMEPNKRYTQIVDKPFHISHAAMDISTGDNEPCQVMIVVDGKNFLVCTLQKKQSIQMPLDLYFKTGENVAFLTNGKCNVHLTGYVDPEFDDEISEEEGEEEEEESEEQQEAKPAKNKRKLEPNGESQAKKLKKGKKATADDDSSDSDENNDQLQKFLNGEDIDSDENDESFKVNTSAEADSDEEESDDDEEEAEEEEEEDEEDEAETSKASSMDTSKDDSQIDMSKLTKNQKKRLKKKLQKEKQGQENGVDKAKKEKPEAQKQEKKKPEGKKEKESPVVATEKKEKKSLSGGVFVEDVKVGSGPVAKPGKTVMVYYEGRLKQNNKMFDNCVKGPGFKFRLGGKEVIAGWDVGVAGMKVGGKRKIVCPPAMAYGAKGSPPVIPPNSTLVFEVELKNVK; this is encoded by the exons ATGTTTTGGG GACTAATTATGGAACCAAACAAGCGGTATACACAAATCGTGGATAAGCCGTTCCACATCTCACACGCTGCTATGGACATATCAACTGGAGACAATGAACCATGCCAAGTAATGATTGTTGTTGATGGCAAAAATTTCTTAGTATGCACATTACAAAAGAAACAGTCTATTCAGATGCCTCTTGACCTATACTTCAAGACTGGTGAAAATGTAGCTTTTTTGACTAATG GAAAGTGCAATGTGCATTTGACCGGATATGTGGATCCTGAATTTGATGATGAAATATCTGAGGAGGAAGGTGAAGAAGAGGAAGAGGAATCAGAGGAACAACAGGAAGCAAAACCAGCTAAAAACAAAAGGAAGTTAGAACCTAACGGTGAATCACAAGCTAAAAAACTGAAG AAGGGCAAAAAAGCAACTGCTGATGATGATAGTTCAGACTCAGATGAAAACAATGACCAATTGCAGAAGTTCCTTAATGGTGAAGATATTGATAGCGATGAAAATGATGAGTCATTCAAAGTGAATACATCTGCAGAAGCTGACAG TGATGAAGAGGAGAGTGATGATGATGAAGAGGAAGCAgaggaagaagaagaagaggaTGAGGAAGATGAAGCTGAGACATCCAAAGCATCGTCTATGGACACAAGCAAGGATGATAGCCAGATTGACATGAGTAAGCTCACCAAAAACCAAAAGAAACGCCTGAAAAAGAAACTACAGAAAGAAAAGCAAGGGCAAGAGAATGGTGTTGATAAGGCTAAG AAAGAAAAACCTGAGGCacaaaaacaagaaaaaaagaaGCCAGaaggaaaaaaagaaaaagagtcTCCAGTAGTTGCTACtgaaaaaaaggaaaagaaaTCCCTTAGTGGTGGTGTTTTCGTTGAAGATGTTAAAGTAGGGTCTGGACCTGTAGCTAAACCTGGCAAAACTGTAATG gtGTATTATGAAGGaagattaaaacaaaacaacaagATGTTTGACAACTGTGTAAAGGGACCTGGATTTAAGTTCAGATTAGGTGGAAAAGAGGTGATTGCAGGATGGGATGTTGGTGTTGCTGGTATGAAAGTTGGTGGCAAGAGGAAAATCGTCTGTCCGCCCGCTATGGC ATATGGTGCTAAAGGATCGCCTCCAGTTATTCCACCAAATTCAACACTAGTTTTTGAAGTAGAACTTaagaatgttaaataa
- the LOC125050598 gene encoding UPF0729 protein AAEL015238 has protein sequence MVCVPCFIVPVLLFLWHKFIQPYVLRFWNPWAVKNAEGNTTTEFPFKCEGGVCAFKKNKDADNVDKVPTANVSKIEKTPDVRLKSE, from the coding sequence ATGGTTTGTGTCCCATGTTTCATCGTTCCAGTTCTGCTATTCTTATGGCACAAGTTTATTCAGCCTTACGTTTTACGTTTTTGGAACCCATGGGCTGTTAAAAATGCGGAAGGAAATACTACAACTGAATTCCCATTTAAGTGTGAAGGTGGTGTTTGTGcgtttaagaaaaataaagatgCTGACAATGTTGACAAGGTACCTACTGCCAACGTATCCAAAATTGAAAAAACTCCAGATGTGAGGCTTAAGtcggaataa
- the LOC125050597 gene encoding 40S ribosomal protein S17, with the protein MGRVRTKTVKKAAKIIIEKYYTRLTLDFDTNKRICEEIAIIPTKPLRNKIAGFATHLMRRLRHSQVRGISIKLQEEERERRDNYVPEVSALEHDIIEVDPDTKEMLKMLDFNNINGLQLTQPATQGGYGGRRN; encoded by the exons ATG ggTCGCGTACGTACCAAAACTGTCAAAAAAGCTGCAAAAATCATTATTGAAAAGTACTACACCAGACTCACATTGGATTTTGATACAAACAAGAGAATATGTGAAGAAATAGCTATCATACCCACCAAGCCTCTTCGTAACAAAATTGCTGG CTTTGCCACCCATTTGATGAGACGTCTCAGACATTCCCAAGTACGTGGTATCTCCATCAAATTGCAAGAAGAGGAGCGTGAAAGACGTGATAACTATGTTCCTGAGGTCTCCGCCTTGGAACATGATATCATTGAAGTTGACCCTGACACCAAGGAGATGTTGAAGATGTTAGATTTTAACAACATTAATGGCCTTCAACTCACCCAACCTGCTACACAGGGTGGATATGGTGGTAGACGTAATTAA
- the LOC125050430 gene encoding ubiquitin carboxyl-terminal hydrolase 3-like, which produces MECPHLLDNIDSNNIQNIVDIVTTKGFECSDCGVSEQNWLCLKCGVVSCGRYVNGHAKYHSESFDHQICMSCDVYSVYCYKCDEYVANDSEEQIINKIRQCIIPIKNKGNQINENSEHNTRAESAQTETLVLKTSGDTSEDSHLDISNVLNASIDSVESSENQDDRSSKNPEETIRSLRPRSRKRSHSDDNATDAIQSNSKEKRLSSTNGKNNREKRIVGLKNLGNTCFMNAVLQSLNNIQEFSCYFSQLPSLEVKSNGRKIYHSRSYTRQEMHDVVMAEELRKVLINLNNGGCSSKGAISPECLFLVIWKVVPRFRGYQQQDAHEFLRYMLDRLHTELLQLLPPDKAEGGFVPRVPSTSIVTAVFGGTLQSQVCCLACGTESKKFDPFLDLSLDLPECGRHDAPVTLTDCLASFVQVEELADTERYFCSSCKSKQKSTKQFWIRRLPNVLCLHLKRFRWHNYFRTKVDTAISFPLNSLDMSSFVLANVPDTRRSGRGNYLYDLAAVIVHHGSGAGSGHYTAFAINEEQWFHFNDQTVRPTDADVVASCKPYIMFYIRREFSLPSAT; this is translated from the exons ATGGAATGTCCACATTTATTAGATAACATAGATTCaaacaatatacaaaacattGTAGACATCGTGACTACAAAGGGATTTGAATGTTCAG atTGTGGCGTATCTGAGCAGAATTGGCTATGTCTAAAGTGTGGTGTTGTGAGCTGTGGCAGATATGTAAATGGCCATGCAAAATATCACTCGGAAAGTTTTGACCATCAAATATGTATGAGCTGTGATGTATACTCAGTTTACTG ctaTAAATGTGATGAATATGTTGCAAATGATAGTGAAGagcaaattattaataaaataagacaatgtattatacctataaaaaataaaggaaatcaaataaatgaaaatagtgAACACAATACTAGAGCTGAATCTGCCCAAACTGAAACTTTGGTTTTAAAAACTAGTGGAGATACAAGTGAAGACTCACACCTAGATATCTCAAATGTACTAAATGCTTCTATAGATTCAGTGGAATCCTCTGAAAATCAGGATGACAGGTCATCAAAG AATCCCGAAGAAACAATTAGAAGTCTGCGTCCAAGGTCAAGAAAACGATCACACTCAGATGATAACGCAACAGATGCCATACAGTCAAATAGTAAGGAGAAAAGGTTATCTTCCAcaaatggaaaaaataatagAGAAAAGAGAATAGTTGGCTTAAAGAATTTGGGGAATACTTGCTTTATGAATGCTGTCCTGCagagtttaaataatatacaagagTTTAGTTGTTACTTTAGCCAGTTACCATCTCTGGAAGTTAAGTCTAATGGTAGGAAGATTTACCATTCGCGAAGTTATACCCGTCAAGAAATGCATGATGTTGTCATGGCCGAAGAACTTAGAAAG GTGTTGATTAACTTAAACAATGGCGGGTGCAGTTCAAAAGGAGCGATTTCACCTGAGTGCCTATTCTTAGTGATATGGAAAGTGGTGCCAAGGTTTCGGGGATATCAACAGCAAGATGCTCACGAGTTCCTTAGATATATGCTTGATCG GCTTCATACGGAATTGCTACAACTACTTCCACCCGACAAGGCGGAAGGGGGCTTTGTACCTCGTGTTCCTTCGACGTCCATAGTTACAGCTGTCTTTGGAGGGACTCTGCAGAGTCAG gTGTGCTGCCTCGCCTGTGGGACGGAGAGTAAAAAGTTCGACCCGTTCCTGGATCTATCTTTAGACCTACCCGAGTGTGGAAGACACGACGCCCCCGTAACCTTAACCGACTGCTTAGCGAGCTTTGTGCAG GTTGAAGAGTTAGCAGATACAGAACGCTACTTCTGCAGCAGCTGTAAATCCAAACAGAAGTCCACCAAACAGTTCTGGATTCGGCGCCTTCCCAACGTACTTTGTTTGCATCTCAAAAGATTTCGGTGGCATAATTATTTCAG GACGAAAGTGGACACGGCGATATCTTTTCCCCTAAATTCCCTGGACATGTCCAGTTTCGTGTTGGCGAATGTCCCGGACACGCGTCGTTCGGGGCGCGGGAACTATCTTTATGACCTCGCCGCTGTCATCGTACATCATGGCTCGGG cgCCGGCTCGGGCCATTACACGGCGTTTGCTATCAACGAGGAGCAATGGTTCCACTTCAACGACCAAACCGTGAGGCCGACAGATGCCGACGTGGTAGCCTCTTGCAAGCCCTACATTATGTTCTACATTCGCCGTGAATTTTCCCTCCCTTCGGCCACTTGA
- the LOC125050431 gene encoding uncharacterized protein LOC125050431, whose translation MFNKKFPLYSHINRNVVHPSISLDPVECRQNTAVEIVELNNSSDDCEDNTDNSFNYEPEIHPWSYISQDLYSDEDSYRINKTARERRRLKESTDGLANTTSNQERDPEQTYPSFYCFERDNSKYHDYRSYANRQVNCFTIPNNLGTSSTSSDDQNVDIDRIQCGDTNPNQNFDKNTEYDEVYFSQDADTDKRTIWIYSFKNRRTLSENDYILTNIPSKDSSSCTSSTDDLELEPTKESQSTRLATPIPFIPRLNLNLTSTLPTVTEVIEPTKHSSCATDINPAQAFQTTSPLETNVTNNNLKTNLINENSFSPRIQKLSNTDHITEEVYCEPTVIISSRSDQIANEESNRRDDQDNDTLLLEKPHIKICLKPLSKDCEISDPIEKLEGNWIGENITAHSDPPIVYQLDLPPRKSPPPTPKKEIENTFFINNLPLLKPAEWNEYMPITDSMPSIELSILSTVGTKKSWFMKLFKCVRCLKD comes from the exons atgttcaataaaaaatttcctCTTTATAGTC ataTCAATCGTAATGTGGTGCACCCCAGCATTTCATTAGATCCTGTTGAGTGTAGACAAAACACCGCCGTAGAAATAGTCGAACTGAATAACTCTTCAGACGACTGTGAAGACAATACAgacaatagttttaattacgAACCCGAAATTCATCCATGGTCATATATTAGTCAAGATCTATACTCTGATGAAGATAGTTACaggataaataaaacagccaGGGAGAGACGGCGTTTGAAAGAATCTACGGACGGTTTAGCGAATACCACTAGCAATCAAGAGCGTGACCCTGAACAAACCTATCCCAGTTTTTACTGCTTTGAAAGAGATAATTCAAAATATCACGACTATAGGTCATATGCTAATCGACAAGTGAATTGTTTCACTATCCCAAATAATTTGGGAACATCAAGCACTTCGTCGGACGATCAAAATGTTGACATTGATAGAATACAATGTGGCGATACAAACCCAAATCagaattttgataaaaacacTGAATATGATGAAGTATATTTCTCACAAGATGCTGACACAGATAAAAGAACAATTTGGATTtattcctttaaaaatagacgAACTTTATCAGAAAATGATTACATTCTAACAAATATACCAAGTAAGGATTCAAGTAGTTGCACTAGCTCCACGGATGATTTAGAATTAGAGCCAactaaagaaagccaaagtaCTCGATTAGCGACTCCGATTCCTTTTATACCCCGgcttaatttaaacttaaccTCAACTCTTCCTACAGTTACCGAAGTTATAGAACCAACGAAACATTCCTCTTGTGCTACAGACATCAATCCTGCGCAGGCATTTCAAACCACATCTCCTTTAGAAACTAATGTgacaaataataatctaaaaactaatttaattaatgaaaactCTTTTTCTCCAAGAATTCAAAAACTAAGCAATACAGATCATATAACAGAAGAGGTATACTGCGAACCAACAGTTATAATCAGTAGTAGATCTGATCAAATAGCCAACGAAGAGAGTAACAGAAGGGACGATCAAGATAATGATACATTACTCCTTGAAAAGCCGCacattaaaatatgtcttaagcctttgtcgaaagattgtgaaatATCAGATCCAATAGAAAAATTAGAAGGGAATTGGATCGGTGAAAACATAACAGCACACAGTGATCCACCAATAGTTTACCAACTCGATTTACCTCCACGAAAGTCGCCGCCTCCAACTCCAAAAAAAGAAATCGAAAATACTTTCTTCATAAATAACTTACCTCTATTGAAACCAGCTGAGTGGAACGAATATATGCCTATAACAGACAGCATGCCCTCCATAGAACTCAGCATTTTAAGTACTGTAGGCACAAAAAAATCATGGTTCATGAAGTTATTTAAGTGCGTTAGATGTTTAAAGGattaa